In Leishmania infantum JPCM5 genome chromosome 12, one genomic interval encodes:
- a CDS encoding putative vacuolar ATP synthase subunit — protein sequence MANSVRYRNGEQRIVGIIGDEDTVTGFLLAGVGDNRVMPNQRENPGEGQQSGLPPNYYVVTPSTPLSEIEEAFTTMCGRKDIGIIIICQHIANDIRHLVEEYNTVIPCILEIPSKGQKYDAEKDFVLEKITRALGIR from the coding sequence ATGGCAAATTCTGTCCGCTACCGCAACGGTGAACAGCGCATCGTCGGCATCATCGGCGACGAAGATACAGTCACCGGGTTTCTTCTTGCTGGAGTTGGCGACAACCGAGTGATGCCTAACCAAAGGGAGAATCCAGGCGAAGGCCAGCAAAGCGGGCTTCCACCAAACTACTATGTTGTGACCCCATCGACGCCTCTGTCGGAGATCGAAGAAGCGTTTACAACGATGTGTGGACGAAAGGATATTGGAATCATCATCATCTGCCAGCATATAGCCAACGATATTCGCCATCTTGTGGAGGAATACAACACTGTGATTCCTTGCATCTTGGAGATTCCAAGCAAGGGGCAAAAGTATGACGCCGAAAAAGATTTTGTGCTGGAGAAGATCACTCGTGCGCTGGGTATTCGGTAG
- the PGI gene encoding glucose-6-phosphate isomerase: protein MSDYLSKLKEHVLESTEVNGCTPSMATSTFNAPYEVARRTKVLGATDSSLLSLPAWKRLQSLYEKHGNESILSHFENDHQRFGRYSIEVGLHSEENFLFLDYSKSHINDEIKDALVALAEERGVRAFAKAMFDGQRVNSTENRAVLHVALRNRSNRPIIVDGKDVMTDVNNVLAQMKDFTEKVRSGEWKGQTGKSISNIVNIGIGGSDLGPVMVTEALKPFSKRDMHCFFVSNVDGTHMAEVLKQVNLEETIFIIASKTFTTQETLTNAMSARNALMDYLKANNISTDGAVAKHFVALSTNTEKVREFGIDTVNMFVFWDWVGGRYSVWSAIGLSVMLSIGYDNFVEFLTGAHVMDNHFASAPTEQNLPMMLALVGIWYNNFFGAETEAVLPYDQYLWRLPAYLQQLDMESNGKGVTKKSGAVAVQTGPIIFGEAGTNGQHAFYQLIHQGTKIIPCDFIGCVQTQNRVGDHHRILMSNFFAQTEALMVGKSAEEVRQELAKSGMSDEAVQSMIPHKTFTGNRPSNSILVNALTPRALGAIIAMYEHKVLVQGAIWGINSYDQWGVELGKVLAKSILPQLKSGNIVSDHDGSTNGLINMFNTRAHL, encoded by the coding sequence ATGAGCGATTATCTTTCGAAGTTGAAGGAGCACGTGCTGGAGAGCACCGAAGTCAATGGATGCACACCGAGCATGGCCACTTCGACTTTCAATGCCCCGTATGAGGTTGCACGCAGGACCAAGGTGCTGGGAGCCACGGACAGCAGCCTGTTGAGCTTGCCTGCGTGGAAGCGCTTGCAGTCCCTGTACGAGAAGCACGGCAACGAGTCCATCCTTTCTCATTTTGAGAACGATCATCAGCGCTTTGGGCGGTACTCGATTGAGGTTGGCCTGCACAGCGAGGAAAAtttcctcttcctcgacTACTCCAAGTCGCACATCAACGACGAGATCAAGGATGCGTTGGTTGCGCTGGCCGAGGAACGTGGAGTGCGGGCGTTCGCCAAGGCTATGTTTGATGGGCAGCGGGTGAACTCTACTGAGAACCGCGCCGTGTTGcatgtggcgctgcgcaaccGCAGTAACCGCCCGATCATCGTTGACGGGAAGGATGTGATGACCGATGTGAACAATGTGCTTGCCCAAATGAAGGACTTCACCGAAAAGGTCCGCAGCGGAGAGTGGAAGGGTCAGACGGGCAAGAGCATTTCCAACATAGTCAACATCGGGattggcggcagcgacctTGGCCCGGTCATGGTGACCGAGGCACTGAAGCCGTTCTCCAAGCGCGACATGCACTGCTTTTTCGTGTCCAACGTCGATGGGACACACATGGCTGAGGTTCTGAAGCAGGTGAACCTGGAGGAGACCATCTTTATCATTGCAAGCAAGACGTTCACTACACAAGAAACGTTGACGAATGCCATGTCTGCACGCAACGCGCTCATGGACTACCTCAAAGCAAACAACATCTCGACGGATGGCGCCGTTGCAAAGCATTTTGTTGCCCTATCGACCAACACGGAAAAGGTTCGCGAGTTTGGCATTGATACCGTCAACATGTTTGTGTTCTGGGACTGGGTCGGTGGTCGCTACTCTGTGTGGTCCGCCATCGGTCTCTCCGTGATGCTTTCGATCGGCTACGACAACTTTGTGGAGTTCCTGACTGGCGCGCACGTGATGGATAACCACTTTGCGTCTGCACCGACGGAGCAGAACCTGCCGATGATGCTGGCTTTGGTCGGCATCTGGTACAACAACTTTTTCGGCGCGGAgacagaggcggtgctgccgtacGACCAGTACCTGTGGCGTCTGCCGGCCTACCTTCAGCAGCTCGACATGGAGAGCAACGGCAAGGGCGTGACCAAGAAGTCTGGTGCAGTGGCTGTGCAGACGGGCCCCATTATCTTCGGTGAGGCCGGCACAAATGGTCAACATGCATTCTACCAGCTCATTCACCAGGGCACCAAGATCATCCCGTGCGATTTCATTGGCTGCGTCCAAACACAGAACCGTGTGGGCGACCACCACCGGATCCTGATGAGCAACTTTTTCGCGCAGACGGAGGCGCTCATGGTAGGAAAGAGTGCGGAGGAGGTCCGCCAGGAGCTGGCCAAGTCTGGTATGTCGGATGAGGCCGTTCAGAGTATGATTCCGCACAAAACGTTTACGGGAAACCGTCCCAGCAACTCGATCCTGGTGAATGCTCTTACTCCGCGTGCGCTGGGTGCTATCATCGCCATGTACGAGCACAAGGTTCTCGTCCAGGGCGCGATCTGGGGCATCAACAGCTATGACCAGTGGGGTGTGGAGCTTGGCAAGGTGCTTGCCAAGTCTATCTTGCCGCAACTCAAGTCCGGCAACATCGTCTCCGATCACGACGGCTCTACGAACGGCCTGATCAACATGTtcaacacgcgcgcacatctgTGA